In Amphiura filiformis unplaced genomic scaffold, Afil_fr2py scaffold_597, whole genome shotgun sequence, the following are encoded in one genomic region:
- the LOC140145757 gene encoding uncharacterized protein — translation MADFHKYIYRKPFSLFRFTIVNIICSLILLHNNETQARLETFPSWSTEDTNQSICAIQNLEDIYGYEAVSIKGTRDQDCSVHVKVPEGSAILFDIIDGHLKGTDYLYVEKIGNHGNLRNDSYKYTSFTGSSLPCHTVLYNSELIIDFRCNITFFVIEISAEQNFFEYREPDAMNESSKCNNMDDYDGKIQCNETNLDFNKLYVLYDDIWTAPHQSYGVNCDVNCPINCTCALSNMEVIYNCTQRVDQALQERVMLIFPKQISSLYFIGNSISSIKSSTFATIGYEVRILHVDSNKLQCANLSASMFQNLPKLQELGLTNNKLIMLNPGLLNTLTELTHLWLQHNNLSELHKETFCNLQSLQILNLCCNNLSSLHPYLFQHLVSLMELVLYRNKIAHLEPLIFNNLSFLHILDIGANQLVHLKHGLFDRLRGLSVLYLDGNKLVHLQSGLFQGLQNLSRLYLNSNNLVLLQSGIFQGLQTLSRLYLISNKLAMVDKGVFQDLVSLKMLYLNNNNLTTVYEMFINLDELSSLILNHNKISFLPAFCFENVSKIDSLDLTYNTLNSIHSDAFSHLKHLSNLSLAYNNLTVLETGVFHSLKNLSYLYLNNNSLVSISNGMFDNLYNLKRLNLAANNLTTLSYNLFKTLMKLTLLDLSFNNLNNIPYIDHISSLTLVKLRGNELKKVSNLLISNSSRNLEVYVDQPEICKCFVPTSVNCSSTKKQSQYLTCSRLLSTETLMIFMWILGSCALFGNILVLYWRNHFHKEGNKVQNILLGNLAVSDFLMGVYMIIIASADVHFGQYFPMSAELWRISHVCKLAGALSIVSSEASVLFITLISIDSDRCTFTLL, via the exons atGGCAGACTTTCACAAATACATATACCGTAAACCATTCTCACTTTTCCGGTTTACAATCGTCAATATAATTTGTAGCTTGATTTTGCTTCACAACAATGAAACGCAAGCAAGACTTGAGACTTTTCCATCGTGGAGCACTGAGGATACCAACCAATCCATATGTGCCATTCAGAATTTAGAAGATATCTATGGATATGAAGCAGTGTCTATCAAAGGTACAAGGGATCAGGACTGCAGCGTTCACGTCAAAGTTCCTGAAGGATCTGCCATCCTATTTGACATCATAGATGGTCACTTGAAAGGTACAGATTACTTATATGTGGAAAAgataggtaaccatggtaacctgaGAAATGACTCCTACAAGTATACAAGCTTCACAGGATCTTCGCTCCCATGTCACACTGTGTTGTATAATTCAGAGTTGATCATTGATTTTCGTTGCAACATCACATTCTTCGTAATTGAAATATCAGCAGAACAAAATTTCTTTGAATATCGTGAACCTGATGCTATGAATGAATCATCTAAATGCAACAATATGGACGATTACGATGGTAAGATTCAATGCAATGAGACCAATTTAGATTTCAACAAACTGTATGTGTTATACGATGATATTTGGACTGCTCCACATCAGTCATATGGTGTCAACTGTGATGTAAACTGCCCCATAAACTGTACATGTGCTCTATCTAACATGGAAGTCATTTATAACTGTACACAACGAGTAGATCAGGCCCTGCAAGAAAGAGTGATGTTGATTTTCCCAAAACAAATTTCCAGTCTGTATTTTATTGGAAATTCAATAAGTTCTATTAAGTCATCAACCTTTGCTACTATAGGATATGAAGTACGTATCTTGCATGTTGATTCAAACAAGCTGCAATGTGCAAATCTGAGTGCAAGtatgtttcaaaatttgccaaAGTTACAAGAATTGGGCCTCACTAATAACAAACTGATCATGTTAAACCCTGGCCTATTGAACACCCTTACTGAATTAACACATTTATGGTTACAACACAATAATTTAAGTGAGCTCCACAAAgaaacattttgcaatttacaAAGCTTACAAATTCTGAACCTATGTTGCAACAATCTCTCCAGCTTACATCCATATCTGTTCCAACACCTTGTAAGCTTGATGGAGCTTGTGTTATATAGAAACAAAATAGCACACCTGGAACCATTGATTTTCAATAATTTGAGCTTTCTTCACATATTAGATATTGGAGCAAACCAATTGGTACATTTAAAACATGGGTTATTTGACAGACTCCGGGGTCTATCTGTACTTTATCTTGATGGAAACAAGCTGGTTCATTTACAATCTGGATTATTTCAAGGACTTCAGAATCTATCGAGACTGTACCTTAATTCAAACAATCTAGTTCTTTTACAATCTGGAATATTTCAAGGACTTCAGACTCTATCGAGACTGTACCTTATATCAAACAAACTAGCCATGGTTGACAAAGGTGTATTTCAAGATCTTGTGTCACTGAAAATGCTATACTTAAATAATAACAACCTTACAACTGTGTATGAAATGTTTATCAATTTAGATGAGCTTTCATCATTAATACTGAATCACAATAAGATATCATTTTTACCAGCTTTTTGTTTCGAAAATGTAAGTaagatagacagtttggatttaaCTTACAACACATTGAACAGTATTCATAGTGACGCATTCTCACATTTGAAACATCTTTCAAATTTATCGTTGGCCTATAACAATTTAACTGTATTGGAAACAGGAGTGTTTCATAGTCTCAAGAATTTGTCATACTTGTATTTAAATAATAATTCTCTAGTCTCAATAAGCAATGGCATGTTTGACAATTTATACAATCTTAAGAGGTTAAATCTAGCAGCCAACAATCTTACAACTCTATCATACAATCTCTTCAAAACTTTGATGAAGCTAACTCTGCTAGATTTATCGTTCAACAATCTGAACAATATTCCATACATTGATCACATATCATCATTAACCTTGGTGAAGCTGCGTGGCAATGAGCTTAAAAAGGTTTCAAATCTATTAATTTCAAACTCAAGCAGAAATCTCGAAGTATATGTCGATCAACCTGAAATATGCAAGTGTTTTGTGCCAACATCCGTCAACTGCTCATCAACAAAGAAACAGTCTCAATACCTTACATGTAGCCGACTACTTTCTACTGAAACTTTGATGATATTTATGTGGATATTAGGATCTTGTGCCTTATTTGGCAACATCCTAGTTCTTTACTGGAGGAATCATTTCCACAAAGAGGGGAATAAAGTACAGAATATTCTTCTTGGCAATCTTGCAGTATCTGATTTTCTGATGGGTGTCTACATGATCATTATTGCGTCTGCTGATGTTCATTTTGGACAGTATTTTCCTATGAGTGCTGAATTATGGCGGATAAGTCACGTTTGTAAGCTTGCTGGAGCTCTGTCTATAGTCTCCAGTGAAGCATCTGTACTGTTTATAACTCTTATCAGTATTGATAG TGATAGGTGTACATTTACACTACTGTAA